The sequence below is a genomic window from Actinokineospora baliensis.
CCGGGGTGCACCTGCGAGGCGAAGGTCAGCGAGAGACTGCGCGCCCGGCCGAACAGCTTCGACAGCTCCCGTTCCAGGTCCTGCGCCGCGGTCTCCCGGCCATCGGTGCCCGTCCGTCCCTCCGCCACCAGCGTCCCTTCGTCGAACCAGCCAGCGGAACGCTAACCGGACATCCCCGGCACCCGGGGCAGCTGGCACAAGGGTCTCATCAAGCGGGCACCCTGGCGTGCAGGTAGGTCTCGTCGACCAGGACGACGACCCAGCCGCAGCCGGTGAACCGGGACGGCAGGAACGGGTGCGCCGAGCGCAGCCACTCGTCGCCGACGACCGCAGCGTGCCCGTTGACGTGGACCGCGCGGCGACCGTCGACGAGCACCACGCTGATCCGGGGGTTCACCGCGAGGTTGGCCAACCCCGGCATCGGCTCCACCTGGGCGCACGCGAGCCTGCGGTCGTCGA
It includes:
- a CDS encoding pyridoxamine 5'-phosphate oxidase family protein, producing the protein MTTDSHPTDLLRLGFAEAPPATPPTPGPREPLPPRQPVLDRLTAPMVELITRMDRVFLATADADGECDFALFCGPPGFVHVLDDRRLACAQVEPMPGLANLAVNPRISVVLVDGRRAVHVNGHAAVVGDEWLRSAHPFLPSRFTGCGWVVVLVDETYLHARVPA